The proteins below come from a single Aerosakkonema funiforme FACHB-1375 genomic window:
- a CDS encoding type II toxin-antitoxin system MqsA family antitoxin, whose amino-acid sequence MVCDICGSEGAGIRRITRTYGKGEDLLVIENIPVVRCPHCGESYLTAETLHEIERIKLNRKSLVVERPVEVANFA is encoded by the coding sequence ATGGTGTGTGATATTTGTGGTAGCGAAGGTGCGGGTATCCGCCGAATTACTAGAACCTATGGTAAAGGTGAAGATTTGTTGGTGATAGAGAATATCCCAGTAGTGCGTTGCCCTCATTGTGGTGAAAGTTACCTGACGGCAGAAACATTGCACGAAATTGAGCGCATTAAACTCAATCGTAAAAGCTTGGTGGTTGAGCGTCCAGTGGAAGTGGCTAACTTTGCCTAA